In Pedobacter sp. WC2423, the following are encoded in one genomic region:
- a CDS encoding amino acid adenylation domain-containing protein: MRIDELITELRKQGVFISVTDSQVAVKATPGSLTNEILNNIKERKAEILDFFQAINYTKKKSVILKADQKTYYELSYAQKRMYFLYEFDSASTAYNMPSVLRLSGILDKERLAKAFNGLLERHEVLRTYFELLDGVPFQKLLDKTLLDIVHMDADDETWKTVLNSFIRPFELSKAPLIRVGLISFSPQEQLLVVDMHHIISDGISSNILIKDFMALYNGEELSPLALQYKDYAVWQQSLIQQKQLVLHKDFWLKEYENEVPVLELPADFPRPLNKQYAGAKFVCELGLLESLELRKLAEQEGVTMFMLMFAAFSVLLSKLGNQEDIVIGVPAGGRDHAELEDMLGMFVNTLPIRVAPERILTFKAFLAEIKQKTLSCFEHQSYPYEEMIEELQLKRDTSRNPLFDVMFSYQHDSQPLLIIPGVVIGYTELSEVVSKFDLRLNVTDHAAGLRLEFEYATGIFKAETITRFASYFRKIIAGVLEQGFVTLGQLNILYDQERDFLLKGFNDTKTTYSREKTIADLFVEQVLKTPDQIALICAEEKLTYRELDERSSIIAHYLQQEKGLLRGDLVGLLLEREIELIPYLLGVMKAGGTYVPIDPHYPQERINGIISGSGLKLVITRGSYSNLPIIESLVDLDVISQSQLLKRYTAPFTSVAVSADIAYILYTSGSTGTPKGVMISQQSLVNYISWAVSVYGCGAETVFPVYSSISFDLTVTSMFCTLVSGGTMVLYREEPNTLMIEKVFLENRATVIKLTPSHLRAIKSGNWLGAVSSCRIRKFIIGGEELSSQVAGELYAEYGGDVELYNEYGPTEATVGCMIYKFNPEDEGAAVPIGIPAANTQVYVLDKGLNPVAPGVCGELYISGDGLALGYLHQEGLSREKFIANPFIEGARLYQTGDRAVMNSSGQLVFQGRLDDQVKIRGYRIELEEVSRHLAAYPGITAAVVLADDNKEDQQLIAYYVAGEELEVALLKSFLSAKLPGYMVPVYYMVVKEIPLTDNGKINKKVLPVPDIQIEESYQAASNEIEAKLVEIWSQVLEISMEKISVNKSFFELGGTSLKLIKLTTYINQSFQWKVSVPDLFRYPSILSIVKFITEGDAKAELYKKNIEEEVTGMQDILDFL; this comes from the coding sequence ATGCGTATTGATGAACTAATTACGGAATTAAGAAAGCAAGGTGTTTTTATTTCAGTCACAGACTCACAGGTGGCAGTAAAAGCCACACCAGGTAGTCTGACTAATGAAATACTGAATAATATTAAGGAGAGAAAAGCAGAAATCCTGGATTTTTTCCAGGCTATTAATTATACAAAGAAAAAGAGTGTCATTTTAAAAGCGGATCAGAAAACTTATTATGAGCTTTCTTATGCGCAGAAACGAATGTACTTTTTGTATGAATTTGATAGTGCTTCAACGGCCTATAATATGCCATCGGTATTACGCTTATCGGGAATACTGGATAAGGAACGCCTGGCTAAAGCTTTTAATGGCCTGCTTGAGCGTCATGAAGTATTGCGTACTTATTTTGAACTCTTAGATGGGGTGCCTTTTCAAAAGCTACTGGATAAAACGTTGTTGGACATCGTTCATATGGATGCTGATGATGAAACATGGAAAACTGTTTTAAATAGCTTTATCCGGCCTTTTGAGCTGTCAAAAGCTCCATTGATTCGTGTAGGCTTAATAAGTTTCTCACCACAAGAACAGTTGCTGGTTGTGGATATGCACCATATTATATCAGATGGTATTTCGAGCAATATTCTGATTAAAGATTTCATGGCCTTATATAATGGTGAAGAGCTATCGCCATTAGCTCTCCAATACAAAGATTATGCGGTATGGCAGCAAAGCTTGATACAACAAAAACAGCTTGTATTACACAAAGATTTCTGGCTAAAAGAATATGAGAATGAGGTACCTGTATTAGAACTTCCTGCTGATTTTCCTCGTCCTTTGAATAAACAATATGCGGGGGCGAAGTTCGTCTGTGAACTGGGGCTTTTGGAAAGCCTGGAACTTAGAAAACTAGCGGAGCAGGAGGGGGTAACGATGTTCATGCTGATGTTTGCAGCTTTTAGTGTTTTGCTAAGCAAGCTGGGCAACCAGGAGGATATAGTGATTGGTGTGCCTGCAGGTGGACGCGATCATGCTGAACTGGAAGATATGTTGGGAATGTTTGTGAATACACTGCCGATAAGAGTAGCACCTGAACGCATACTTACTTTCAAAGCATTTCTGGCTGAAATCAAACAAAAGACGCTTTCGTGTTTTGAACACCAAAGTTATCCTTATGAGGAAATGATTGAGGAACTGCAGCTTAAAAGGGATACCAGCCGCAATCCGCTTTTTGATGTGATGTTCAGTTATCAACATGATAGCCAGCCTTTATTGATAATACCAGGTGTTGTTATCGGATACACGGAATTGAGCGAGGTGGTTTCTAAATTTGATTTACGATTAAATGTGACAGACCACGCAGCAGGATTACGGTTAGAATTTGAATATGCAACTGGTATATTTAAAGCAGAAACAATTACCCGTTTTGCTTCTTATTTCAGGAAGATTATAGCTGGAGTGCTTGAACAGGGATTTGTGACCTTAGGTCAGTTGAATATTCTTTATGATCAGGAACGCGATTTTTTACTGAAAGGCTTTAATGATACGAAAACAACATATTCCAGGGAGAAGACAATTGCTGATCTTTTTGTAGAACAGGTTTTAAAAACTCCAGATCAGATCGCTTTAATTTGCGCAGAAGAAAAGTTGACTTACAGGGAACTGGATGAACGTTCTTCTATTATTGCTCATTACCTTCAGCAGGAAAAAGGGCTATTGCGCGGAGACCTGGTAGGCTTGCTGCTGGAACGTGAAATAGAGCTTATCCCATATCTATTGGGCGTGATGAAAGCTGGTGGTACTTATGTACCTATAGATCCGCATTATCCTCAAGAACGGATTAACGGAATTATTTCGGGTTCGGGTTTAAAGCTGGTGATTACCCGTGGCAGTTATTCCAATTTGCCAATAATAGAAAGTTTGGTCGATCTGGATGTAATATCGCAATCGCAGCTATTGAAAAGATATACAGCACCATTTACTTCTGTTGCTGTCAGTGCTGATATTGCTTATATTTTATATACTTCTGGTTCTACTGGTACGCCAAAAGGGGTCATGATCAGCCAGCAGTCACTGGTTAATTATATCAGCTGGGCGGTGTCAGTTTATGGCTGCGGAGCTGAAACTGTTTTCCCTGTCTACAGCTCGATCTCCTTTGATTTGACAGTGACCAGTATGTTCTGCACGCTGGTTAGTGGTGGTACTATGGTATTATACCGGGAAGAGCCAAATACATTAATGATCGAGAAAGTTTTCCTTGAAAACAGGGCTACCGTTATCAAGCTTACCCCTTCTCATTTGCGGGCGATAAAAAGTGGTAACTGGCTGGGTGCTGTGTCTTCTTGCCGGATCCGGAAGTTTATTATCGGTGGAGAAGAGCTGAGTAGCCAGGTTGCTGGTGAGCTGTACGCTGAGTATGGAGGTGATGTCGAATTATACAATGAATATGGGCCTACAGAAGCGACGGTTGGCTGTATGATTTATAAGTTTAATCCTGAGGATGAGGGTGCGGCTGTACCGATAGGCATACCGGCAGCCAATACCCAGGTTTATGTACTGGATAAAGGTTTGAATCCCGTTGCTCCGGGTGTTTGTGGAGAGTTATATATCTCGGGAGACGGGCTTGCTTTGGGTTATCTTCATCAGGAAGGACTCAGCAGGGAGAAGTTCATCGCCAATCCTTTTATTGAGGGTGCAAGGCTGTACCAGACGGGTGACCGCGCGGTGATGAACAGTTCAGGTCAGCTGGTATTTCAGGGGCGGCTGGATGATCAGGTAAAGATTCGTGGTTACAGGATAGAGCTGGAAGAAGTGTCCCGTCACTTGGCTGCATACCCGGGTATTACAGCAGCTGTTGTACTGGCCGATGACAATAAAGAGGACCAGCAGCTGATTGCCTATTATGTAGCAGGTGAAGAATTAGAAGTGGCTTTGCTGAAGTCGTTTTTATCGGCGAAACTACCCGGTTATATGGTGCCGGTGTATTACATGGTGGTCAAAGAAATACCATTGACGGATAATGGAAAAATTAATAAAAAGGTACTTCCAGTACCAGACATCCAGATAGAAGAAAGCTATCAGGCAGCTTCAAATGAAATAGAAGCCAAACTGGTGGAAATCTGGTCTCAGGTTCTGGAGATCAGTATGGAGAAAATCAGTGTTAATAAGAGTTTTTTCGAATTAGGAGGAACTTCACTGAAGCTTATTAAGTTGACAACTTACATTAACCAATCTTTTCAGTGGAAAGTATCTGTACCCGATCTATTTCGATATCCTTCCATCCTTTCTATCGTAAAATTTATTACCGAAGGAGATGCCAAGGCCGAATTATACAAGAAAAATATTGAAGAAGAGGTTACGGGAATGCAGGATATACTAGATTTTTTATAA